From one Astatotilapia calliptera chromosome 10, fAstCal1.2, whole genome shotgun sequence genomic stretch:
- the shroom1 gene encoding protein Shroom1: MDSYNFHFERMSNVDLHPLSMPVSRLSPAKSSSSIVDQLAHHQHGKGDSAYSSFSGGSTAPDYPSPFLPEDLQPNSFSHYADLKYIKSIYHPTQVLQSDSKTMDQLYRSVESITQEYRNKTNTNVNHLNYNGSNSVHTNNKALSKREMHLGNSAQSAVPPVRPPPVPARLDSFIATKNFENIHHNNAEFQLQQPYQKARPQVRQHHDLNATKPETANADTSNSDFTSDPVYPVWRGSQQQQPQAQVPPNYRPHFQPNDQTRLPLNPEYLSIKENKAASEQQKSANNLSRSIPRGTSQPDHLPAKKPPSTGGCNGDHYSKASKRHLESQRKRAHSAYDWLGSEPARAANPWGSNDQSLISGSSIQHKGQYYFVTGVCKLSESGLKTHSLSVCGSEAGSEVSTVLETHKLRERCHSTMDNLFRPLQETSRSFSGTILDENDVFTSVTPGKDMISESREQLKPSFKLTQSSRSFDALEEIDTVQNREIGRHTASNPIFYCGPERSCSQSASPTMEDTSLISNEQSNHHKRDDHAKRGKWQPLGDVASERINKETTPLLYHLTGASRAALQPKNEPGISVKGKETVLNKTGQGDVPVNDSETPPQGDISKNNRGDDISVACNTLDDSFKKYYKEKLKDAQSKVLRETSFKRRDLQLSWPHRIREKPELRPGVIHRFSSSQDSETSSDTLTPSVTSEGMEKGSIKEEDISDHMEIGKKHENESGRPTNVAQPQVARIGSRKRLTPEQKKMSYSEPEKLNHLGGGPHHSACRSFGNESDDLFLDQNEGEEQVPQEEQGLVEARRKMFETRGRALSTSSTSKTNLKHLRHQALVDYMERKTGHKATEPQQPTSQIPPPPRQRHSLGEKPFDWPGPRSLWGNYEAKNTKKKLNRPHSAGRILDSSTSSIRYAQFFSAQSCSGQYSGQQNQSRWRESQGPSQGKSASAESLLDQPEPPSFLRNRSTSTPHTLEANEYEEDLLPANTMETSSSEKIAIKESSRKSAPVDHHQVRVPSQRGKSMEELGVSQVTKVSALSKSSEQLDHLRRYSSEMGRPDFSDEREAQGQERRRKKLSVLEKTGKEPEIVGQKHTQGQSQNQTQRKALLKDNSKEDATVRSRNSSGSISPISSSSPSQAKVHPVSPGSHGPVTDECRSSRSPSETSSNPPSPGGEEITEREIKSTVSTPTQTKLPFENRSSRGSTSSVTESEREQSVNEPSSNGQPPDSNHEVSLSCGVTTDPLLWILSPEEEVKEEVKTTPLTDSVFDSTSAVPLKQMSETSVSPCTSVSDEDISHQVDEEKDLVMEDENVGENQEMEERGTPEGETEGQETPAERPKWEELVEAVVGADQTLARVLYPLTNRKTALMLMEQLLSEDTLLMEEHYKKKQEQNGAAESAETVEGSEASPCPPAPDSEKSADLQSKTDITEKKRLLASYIEDRLRSYEETRGALQVEVQENKARGEALQVLVREHCLPVELERYNLFIGDLERVVSLLLCLSARLARVQNALSTVDENTDAEEKQSLDSRHRLLCKQREDAKDLKDNLDRRENLVSTFLSRQLSAEQLQDYRRFVQTKASLLIRQKDLEEKQRLGEEQLEALTGSLDL; encoded by the exons ATGGATTCCTACAACTTCCACTTTGAGAGAATGAGCAACGTGGATCTGCATCCTCTGAGCATGCCTGTCAGCCGGCTTTCCCCAGCCAAGTCCAGCAGTAGCATCGTCGACCAACTTGCACACCACCAACACGGCAAAGGAGACTCTGCCTATAGCTCCTTCTCTGGTGGTTCCACTGCCCCAGACTATCCATCTCCCTTTCTTCCAGAGGACCTTCAGCCAAACTCCTTCAGCCACTATGCTGATCTTAAGTATATAAAGTCCATTTACCATCCGACCCAGGTTCTGCAGTCTGACTCAAAGACCATGGACCAGCTCTATCGCTCAGTTGAATCTATCACCCAGGAGTACCGCAACAAAACTAACACTAATGTAAACCACCTTAACTACAATGGCAGTAACAGTGTCCATACCAACAACAAAGCACTCTCAAAAAGAGAGATGCATTTGGGGAATTCAGCCCAAAGTGCTGTCCCTCCTGTCCGTCCTCCTCCAGTTCCAGCACGCCTGGATAGTTTTATAGCTACtaaaaactttgaaaacatCCATCATAATAATGCTGAATTTCAGCTCCAGCAGCCTTATCAGAAGGCCAGACCCCAAGTTCGGCAGCACCATGATCTAAATGCCACAAAACCTGAGACAGCTAATGCTGATACAAGCAACTCGGACTTCACTTCTGACCCAGTATACCCAGTTTGGAGAGGCTCTCAACAGCAGCAGCCACAGGCACAGGTGCCACCAAACTACCGACCCCACTTCCAGCCTAATGATCAGACCAGGCTGCCTCTGAACCCAGAATACCTATCCATCAAAGAGAACAAAGCTGCCTCTGAGCAGCAGAAGTCAGCAAACAATCTAAGCCGATCTATTCCTCGAGGCACAAGTCAGCCTGACCACCTGCCAGCCAAAAAGCCCCCGAGCACTGGTGGATGTAATGGAGACCATTATAGCAAAGCTAGTAAGCGCCATCTTGAAAGTCAGCGCAAAAGGGCACATTCTGCTTACGACTGGCTTGGTTCAGAGCCAGCCCGAGCTGCCAACCCCTGGGGGAGTAATGATCAGAGTCTTATCAGCGGCAGCAGCATTCAGCACAAGGGTCAATACTACTTTGTCACTGGAGTGTGTAAGCTGTCTGAGTCTGGTTTGAAGACACACTCTCTTTCTGTTTGTGGTTCTGAGGCTGGAAGTGAAGTCTCTACTGTGTTGGAGACGCACAAGCTAAGAGAAAGATGCCACAGCACAATGGACAATTTGTTTAGACCTCTCCAAGAGACTTCTCGCTCTTTCAGTGGTACAATTCTAGATGAAAATGATGTTTTCACTTCTGTTACCCCAGGAAAAGATATGATCTCTGAGAGTCGGGAGCAACTTAAACCGTCCTTTAAGCTGACGCAATCCTCACGAAGCTTCGATGCCTTAGAAGAAATCGACACAGTGCAGAATCGAGAAATTGGCCGGCACACTGCCAGCAACCCTATATTTTATTGTGGTCCCGAAAGAAGCTGCTCACAATCAGCCTCACCAACAATGGAGGATACATCACTGATTAGCAATGAGCAGTCCAACCAccacaagagagacgatcatgCAAAGAGAGGGAAATGGCAGCCCTTAGGGGATGTTGCAAGTGAGAGGATAAACAAGGAAACAACCCCGCTTCTGTACCACCTCACTGGTGCCAGCAGAGCAGCATTACAGCCCAAGAATGAGCCTGGGATCAGTGTAAAAGGCAAGGAAACAGTCTTAAACAAAACAGGCCAAGGTGATGTGCCAGTAAATGACAGTGAGACACCTCCACAGGGTGACATTAGCAAGAATAATAGAGGTGATGATATTTCAGTTGCCTGTAACACCTTGGATGACTCATTTAAAAAGTACTACAAAGAGAAGCTGAAGGATGCTCAGTCAAAAGTTCTGAGGGAGACGTCATTTAAAAGGAGGGACCTGCAGCTGTCGTGGCCACACCGGATCAGGGAAAAGCCAGAGCTGAGACCTGGAGTGATTCATCGTTTCTCTTCATCACAGGACTCAGAGACTTCTAGCGACACGCTTACTCCTTCTGTCACTTCAGAAGGGATGGAGAAGGGGAgcataaaagaagaagacatcAGCGATCACATGGAGATTGgcaaaaagcatgaaaatgaaAGTGGGAGGCCAACAAATGTTGCCCAGCCACAGGTGGCACGAATTGGAAGCAGAAAGAGACTGACTCCTGAGCAGAAGAAGATGTCTTACTCGGAGCCAGAGAAACTCAACCACCTCGGCGGTGGCCCACACCACTCAGCCTGCCGTTCATTTGGCAATGAAAGCGACGACCTGTTTTTGGATCAAAATGAGGGAGAGGAGCAGGTGCCGCAAGAAGAGCAGGGATTGGTTGAAGCACGGAGGAAGATGTTTGAGACAAGAGGTCGAGCTCTTTCAACCTCGAGCACCTCGAAGACAAACCTAAAACATCTGCGACATCAGGCTCTGGTGGATTACATGGAGCGTAAGACGGGCCATAAAGCGACCGAACCCCAGCAACCAACGTCTCAGATACCACCTCCACCCAGACAGAGGCACTCTCTTGGGGAGAAACCATTTGACTGGCCAGGTCCCAGGTCTCTATGGGGGAATTATGAagctaaaaatacaaagaagaagCTTAACAGACCCCACTCTGCAGGCCGAATCCTCGATTCCTCCACCAGCTCGATCAG GTATGCACAGTTCTTCTCAGCACAGTCCTGTTCAGGCCAATATAGTGGCCAGCAAAATCAGTCCAGATGGAGAGAGAGCCAAGGTCCTTCTCAGGGAAAGTCTGCATCAGCGGAGAGTCTCTTGGACCAGCCAGAACCACCCAGTTTCCTTAGGAACCGTTCCACATCCACACCGCACACACTTGAG GCAAATGAATATGAGGAGGATCTACTACCAGCTAATACTATGGAGACCAGCAG TTCTGAGAAGATTGCCATTAAGGAATCCTCGAGAAAGTCAGCTCCTGTGGACCATCACCAGGTCCGTGTACCGTCACAGAGGGGAAAATCCATGGAAGAGCTTGGGGTATCCCAGGTGACAAAGGTGTCAGCCCTGAGTAAAAGTTCTGAACAGCTGGATCATCTGCGGAGGTATTCGAGTGAGATGGGACGACCAGACTTTTCTGATGAAAGAGAAGCCCAGGGGCAGgaaagaaggaggaagaaactaagtgttttggagaaaacaggaaaagagcCAGAGATTGTTGGTCAGAAGCACACTCAGGGACAGTCACAAAACCAAACCCAGAGGAAAGCCCTGTTGAAGGACAACTCAAAGGAGGATGCTACAGTCAGATCAAGGAACTCAAGTGGATCAATCTCCCctatctcctcctcttccccttCTCAGGCCAAGGTTCATCCTGTGAGTCCTGGATCTCATGGCCCTGTCACAGATGAATGCAGGTCTAGCAGATCGCCTAGTGAGACTTCCTCAAACCCACCGTCCCCTGGAGGTGAAGAGATCACTGAGAGGGAGATTAAATCCACTGTGTCCACCCCCACTCAGACAAAGCTTCCTTTTGAAAACAGATCCAG cagaggcagcacatCTTCTGTGACTGAATCAGAGAGGGAGCAGTCGGTGAATGAACCAAGCAGTAATGGCCAGCCACCTGATTCAAACCACGaggtgtctctgagctgtggcGTCACCACAGATCCTTTGCTCTGGATTCTGTCACCAGAAGAAGAGGTCAAAGAGGAAGTCAAGACTACACCTCTGACTGACAGTGTTTTTGACTCCACTAGTGCAGTCCCTCTAAAGCAGATGAGTGAAACCTCTGTGTCTCCCTGCACGTCGGTCTCCGACGAAGACATCAGTCATCAGGTGGATGAGGAGAAAGATCTGGTAATGGAAGATGAGAATGTGGGAGAAAACCAGGAGATGGAGGAAAGGGGAACACCAGAGGGAGAGACGGAGGGCCAGGAGACACCTGCTGAGAGACCTAAGTGGGAGGAGCTTGTAGAAGCAGTTGTCGGAGCCGACCAGACGTTAGCTAGAGTGCTCTACCCACTGACCAATCGTAAGACAGCGCTCATGCTGATGGAGCAGCTGCTGTCGGAGGACACACTGCTCATGGAGGAGCACTACAAGAAGAAACAAGAGCAGAATGGAGCAGCAGAAAG TGCTGAAACAGTGGAAGGGTCGGAAGCCTCTCCCTGTCCCCCTGCTCCCGACAGTGAGAAATCAGCAGACCTGCAAAGCAAAACTGACATCACAGAGAAGAAG CGTTTGTTGGCTTCGTACATCGAGGACCGTCTGCGCTCGTATGAAGAGACGCGTGGAGCCCTCCAGGTAGAGGTTCAGGAGAACAAAGCCCGCGGGGAAGCGCTACAGGTGCTGGTCCGTGAGCATTGTCTCCCTGTGGAACTGGAGAGGTACAACCTGTTCATAGGTGACCTGGAGCGGGTGGTCAGTCTGCTGCTGTGCCTGTCTGCTCGGCTGGCCAGGGTACAGAACGCCCTGAGCACCGTGGATGAGAACACTGATGCTGAGGAGAAG CAATCTCTGGACAGTCGCCATCGTCTGCTATGCAAACAGAGGGAGGATGCCAAAGATCTGAAGGATAACTTGGATCGCAGAGAAAACCTCGTCTCCACCTTCCTGTCACGCCAGCTGTCCGCCGAACAGCTACAGGACTACCGGCGCTTCGTCCAGACCAAGGCGTCGCTGCTCATCCGGCAAAAGGACCTGGaggagaagcagaggctggGAGAGGAGCAGCTGGAGGCCCTTACCGGCAGCCTGGATCTGTGA